A region of the Clostridium estertheticum subsp. estertheticum genome:
ATGAAAATACTTGGGTGGGGATTTAAGTCAATAGATGTGATTTGTTTAACTCATGGACATGCAGATCACATTGTTGGACTTCCAGGGTTGCTTTTAACAATTGGTAACAGTGGCAGAACGCTTCCAATCACTATAATTGGGCCTATAGGTATTACAGCTATTGTGAAGGGGTTAATGGTTATAGCCCCTTATCTTCCTTATGAAATTAATATATTAGAAAATCCACAAGAACCTGTGAAGATAAAAGCTCCATTAAATGCTACAGAAACTACAGTAGGAGAATTTAATGACTTGATAATTTCAACATTGGAACTTGAGCATTCAACTAATTGTTTAGGTTACAGCCTCTATTTTAATAGAAAACCAAAGTTTGATGTTAAAAGTGCAATTGAAAATGAAATACCAAAAGAATTTTGGAATAGACTCCAGAAAAATGAAGTTATAATGGACCACGGGAAAACATATTTCCCAAAGTTGGTTTTTGGAGCTGAAAGAGTAGGAATAAAGATTAGTTTTATAACAGATACAAGACCAATTTCTAAAATAAAAGCATTTATTAATGGAAGCGACTTGTTTGTATGTGAGGGAACTTATGGAGATGAAAACGATATTGAAAAAGCCATAAGGAATAAACACATGACCTTTAGTGAGGCAGCCAAGCTTGCTGTAGGTGGAGAAGTACAAGAACTTTTATTAACACATTTTAGTCCTTCAATGCTGAGCCCAGAGGAGTATAAGGATAGATCGGAAGTTATTTTTAAAAACACTATTATTGGTACGGATAGAAAGATACGGACTCTTTCTTTTAAAGATTAGAAAAATAATTATTTATAAAACCACTACTTATGGGAGTAGTGGTTTTTGATATTTCCTAGGAAATTTAAAGGGGAATTGTAGAATGATATTAAAGTATGTAAGCAGAGTATTTTGCTGAAAAATGTGATAAGATAGTAAAATTCAATTTTTAGGGTTATTTAACATAATATTTGAATACTATAAATAGGAGCGTAAATTAAGAGCGATTAATTAAATTATTAAGGGGAGGGTAAAAACATGCCACAACAAAGTAGCGATTTAAAACGTAGGGCAATGCAGCAGTTAAATGGTAAATGGCTTCAAGCTGGGATCGTGTGTTTTATTGCTTGGTTAGTTACAATGTCATTTTCAGGGGGGAATTTTGTACATTCCTTTCGAAATGTTTGGCAGAATGAAGAATTGGTTAGAGTTCCAATGACGTACTCATACAATGGCTTTGGTAATTTGGTAAGTTTTGTTTTGTCTGGACCAATAACTCTTGGTGTATCAGCTTATTTTCTTAAGCTTATACGGAATGAGGGGCCAGTTATTGAAAATATGTTTAGTGGTTTTAAATTTTTTGTGAAATCATTTGTTCTAAATTTTCTTATTGGACTTTTCACAATTTTATGGACCTTGCTTCTTATCATTCCAGGAATTATTGCTTCACTAGGATATTCAATGTCATTCTATATTATGATGGATAATCCTGAACTAAGTGCCTCGGAATCATTAGACCGAAGTAAACGCATGATGTTTGGCTTCAAATTTAAATTGTTTAGTCTATGGTGTAGTTATATAGGCTGGTTCATATTAGGAATAATAACTTTTGGTATAGGATTTTTATG
Encoded here:
- a CDS encoding DUF975 family protein encodes the protein MPQQSSDLKRRAMQQLNGKWLQAGIVCFIAWLVTMSFSGGNFVHSFRNVWQNEELVRVPMTYSYNGFGNLVSFVLSGPITLGVSAYFLKLIRNEGPVIENMFSGFKFFVKSFVLNFLIGLFTILWTLLLIIPGIIASLGYSMSFYIMMDNPELSASESLDRSKRMMFGFKFKLFSLWCSYIGWFILGIITFGIGFLWINPYYEAAKANFYQDIRFNII
- a CDS encoding ribonuclease Z, which translates into the protein MVDLALLGCGGGMPIPERYLSSLLISYKGRKILMDCGEGTQVSMKILGWGFKSIDVICLTHGHADHIVGLPGLLLTIGNSGRTLPITIIGPIGITAIVKGLMVIAPYLPYEINILENPQEPVKIKAPLNATETTVGEFNDLIISTLELEHSTNCLGYSLYFNRKPKFDVKSAIENEIPKEFWNRLQKNEVIMDHGKTYFPKLVFGAERVGIKISFITDTRPISKIKAFINGSDLFVCEGTYGDENDIEKAIRNKHMTFSEAAKLAVGGEVQELLLTHFSPSMLSPEEYKDRSEVIFKNTIIGTDRKIRTLSFKD